The genomic window CCCGTGCTGCGGTTGCTGTCGCACTATTGCGGCGTGGCGCGTCACCCGATTGCGCTCGACGGCAATGCCTTCGAGGTGCCGGGCGTGCCCGACCTGAGCTTTCGCGCCATGGCGCTCACCGGCAAGGCCGCGCCGTATTCGCCGCACCGCGAACAGCAGGTGCCGGGCGACAACATCGGTGTGACCCTGTTCGACCGCAGGAGCGGCAAGAGCCTGTTCTATGCGCCGGGCCTGGGCGCAATCACGCCGCCCGTGTTCGACGCGATGGCAACGGCCGATGCGGTCATGGTCGACGGCACCTTCTGGACCGACGACGAAATGGTTCGCCTGGGCGTCAGCGGCAAGCGCGCGCGCGAGATCGGCCATCTGCCGCAGTCCGGCGAGGGCGGAATGATCGAATGGCTGACGCGGCTGCCCGCGGGCACGCGGCGCATGCTCATTCACATCAACAACACCAACCCCATCCTCGACGAAGACTCCGACGAGCACGCGTTGCTGCGGCGCGCGGGCATCGAGCCCTGCGAGGACGGGATGACGATTCAACTCTGAAGCCAAGCGCCGAGCCCACCACCATGCACGCCGACAGAATCCAGGATCCGTTTCGACCGGCCGCGGGCGGCCAGCAGAACGCGCCGGCATGGAGCCGCGACGACTTCGAAGCCAAGCTGCGCGAGCGCGGCCGCAGCTATCACATTCACCATCCGTTCAACGTCATGCTCAATAGCGGCCGCGCCTCGCCCGAGCAGATCCGCGGCTGGGTGGCCAACCGCTTCTACTACCAGATCGCCATCCCCATCAAGGACGGCGCGGTGATCTCGAACTGCCCCGATCCCGCGGTGCGGCGCGGCTGGGTGCAGCGCATCCTCGACCACGACGGCTTCGAGCTCGGCGGCATCAAGGACGAAGGCGGCATCGAAGCCTGGCTGCGCCTGGCCGAAGCCGTGGGCCTGTCGCGCGAAGAGGTGACCGACCTGCGCCACGTGGTGCCGGCCATGCGCTTTGCAGTGGATGCCTACGTGAACTTTGCGCGCCGCGCGCCGTGGCAAGAGGCGGTGTGCTCGTCGCTCACCGAACTCTTCGCACCCGAAATCCATAAGCAGCGCCTGGCCACCTGGCCGGAGCACTACAGCTGGATCGAGCCGGGCGGCCTGAGCTACTTTCGCAACCGCGTGAGCCAGGCGCGGCGCGACGTGGAGCAGGGCCTGGCCATCACGCTCGACCACTTCGACACCCGCGCACTGCAAGAGCGTGCGCTGGAAGTGCTGCAGTTCAAGCTCGACATTCTCTGGGCCATGAACGATGCGATGGCCACGCGCTACGGGGTCAGCAGCACATGACAGCAACCAAAGCCGTGCTCACCGCCGAAAGCAAACCCCGCGTCGGCCCCGGCTTTCGCCTGCAATGGGAGCCGGCGCAAGAGTGCCATGTGCTGCTGTACCCCGAGGGCATGGTGCGGCTGAACGGCAGCGCTGGCGAGATCATGAAGCGCTGCGATGGCGAGCGCAGCGTGGCGCAGATCGTGGCCGACCTGGAACAAGCCTTCGACACCACCGGGCTCGAACCCGAGGTGCGCGGCTTCGTCGAAATGGCGGCGCAGCAGAACTGGCTGCGCTGGGACCCTGCATGACGCCCATGACGAATGCCGCACCCCGCCCCGGACCGCCGCTGTGGCTGCTGGCCGAGCTGACCTACCGTTGCCCGCTCCATTGCGTCTTCTGCTTCAACCCGGTCGACTTTGCCAAACAGGAGGACGAGCTCAGCACCGACGACTGGCTGCGTGTTTTGCGCGAGGGCCGCGAGCTCGGTGCCGTGCAGTGCGGCCTTTCAGGCGGCGAACCGCTGCTGCGCGACGACCTCGAAATCATCATCGCCGAGGCCGCCCGCCTGGGCTACTACACCAACCTGCTGACCTCGGGTGTCGGCCTCACG from Variovorax paradoxus includes these protein-coding regions:
- the pqqC gene encoding pyrroloquinoline-quinone synthase PqqC, translated to MHADRIQDPFRPAAGGQQNAPAWSRDDFEAKLRERGRSYHIHHPFNVMLNSGRASPEQIRGWVANRFYYQIAIPIKDGAVISNCPDPAVRRGWVQRILDHDGFELGGIKDEGGIEAWLRLAEAVGLSREEVTDLRHVVPAMRFAVDAYVNFARRAPWQEAVCSSLTELFAPEIHKQRLATWPEHYSWIEPGGLSYFRNRVSQARRDVEQGLAITLDHFDTRALQERALEVLQFKLDILWAMNDAMATRYGVSST
- the pqqD gene encoding pyrroloquinoline quinone biosynthesis peptide chaperone PqqD, translated to MTATKAVLTAESKPRVGPGFRLQWEPAQECHVLLYPEGMVRLNGSAGEIMKRCDGERSVAQIVADLEQAFDTTGLEPEVRGFVEMAAQQNWLRWDPA
- the pqqB gene encoding pyrroloquinoline quinone biosynthesis protein PqqB gives rise to the protein MRITVLGSAAGGGFPQWNCNCPNCAGVRAGTVRAKPRTQSSIFVRPDDGEDGVLFNASPDILEQIRSSPVLQPGRALRDTAISGVVLIDGQVDHATGLFMLRERGTPLPLWCTDPVAEDLSQGNPVLRLLSHYCGVARHPIALDGNAFEVPGVPDLSFRAMALTGKAAPYSPHREQQVPGDNIGVTLFDRRSGKSLFYAPGLGAITPPVFDAMATADAVMVDGTFWTDDEMVRLGVSGKRAREIGHLPQSGEGGMIEWLTRLPAGTRRMLIHINNTNPILDEDSDEHALLRRAGIEPCEDGMTIQL